The following are encoded in a window of Saccharothrix longispora genomic DNA:
- a CDS encoding LacI family DNA-binding transcriptional regulator, translating into MTRATVRDVAKATGLSIATVSRVLNGQANVARHTRELVLRAVDELGAQAPRPRGAKPVGSIHVRCPYLLDDYFGLIVSSVAETLALHGRQVLLDAGTSGQRTTVLPGLPSRSDVDGALLILPPEPAEELVRLRDRRFPFVVVDPRTELPRDVASVSAAHFAGARRLMAHLVELGHRRIGIIGGPSDWLAADGRLAGYAAALSDVGVLPSAELLRHVDEPTTAHGHRVARELLGLPDRPTALVAFNDKMAVGALRAARELGLSVPGDVSVAGFDDLDLSRATRPELTTVRQPLQEMGRMAVTLLMRLLERHELEALHVELATELVVRESTGPARPA; encoded by the coding sequence ATGACCAGGGCGACCGTGCGGGACGTGGCGAAGGCGACCGGGTTGTCCATCGCCACCGTGTCCCGCGTCCTCAACGGCCAGGCCAACGTCGCCCGGCACACCCGCGAGCTGGTGCTGCGGGCCGTGGACGAGCTGGGCGCGCAGGCGCCGAGGCCGCGGGGCGCGAAGCCGGTCGGCTCGATCCACGTGCGCTGCCCGTACCTGCTGGACGACTACTTCGGCCTGATCGTGTCGAGCGTGGCCGAGACCCTGGCCCTGCACGGCAGGCAGGTGCTGCTGGACGCCGGCACCTCGGGTCAGCGCACCACCGTCCTGCCCGGTCTGCCCAGCCGCTCGGACGTGGACGGCGCGCTGCTGATCCTGCCGCCGGAGCCCGCCGAGGAGCTGGTGCGGCTGCGCGACCGGCGGTTCCCGTTCGTGGTCGTGGACCCGCGCACCGAGCTGCCGCGCGACGTGGCGTCGGTGTCGGCGGCCCACTTCGCGGGAGCGCGGCGGCTGATGGCGCACCTGGTGGAGCTGGGGCACCGGCGCATCGGCATCATCGGCGGCCCGTCCGACTGGTTGGCGGCCGACGGCCGGCTGGCCGGGTACGCGGCGGCGCTGTCGGACGTCGGCGTGCTGCCCTCGGCGGAGCTGCTGCGGCACGTCGACGAGCCGACCACCGCGCACGGCCACCGGGTCGCGCGCGAGCTGCTCGGCCTGCCCGACCGGCCGACCGCGCTGGTGGCGTTCAACGACAAGATGGCCGTCGGGGCCCTGCGCGCGGCCCGCGAGCTGGGGTTGTCGGTGCCGGGCGACGTGTCCGTGGCCGGGTTCGACGACCTCGACCTGAGCCGCGCCACGCGGCCGGAGCTGACCACCGTGCGGCAGCCGCTGCAGGAGATGGGGCGGATGGCCGTGACGCTGCTGATGCGCCTGCTGGAGCGGCACGAGCTGGAGGCGCTGCACGTGGAACTGGCCACGGAGCTGGTGGTGCGCGAGTCCACGGGACCCGCGCGGCCGGCCTGA
- the gndA gene encoding NADP-dependent phosphogluconate dehydrogenase, whose translation MTTSEAPARIAVTGLAVMGSNLARNLARHGFRVAVHNRTSARTEALIAEHGHEGDFAPAETLEELVASLRTPRQIIIMVKAGAPTDAVIDELAPLLEPGDMVIDGGNAHYADTRRREAALKEAGLHFVGAGISGGEEGALNGPSIMPGGSEESYRHLGPVLESIAAQVDGVPCCVHVGPDGAGHFVKMVHNGIEYADMQLIAEAYDLLRRVGGLAPAEIAEVFRGWNTGDLESYLVEITAEVLGHVDAGSGAALVDVIADEAEQKGTGRWTVQEALELGVPVTGIAEAVFARSLSGRVGQREAVRRAFGAGEPAVSDQDVEQLVDDVRQALYASKVVAYAQGFDQMRAAGAEYGWDLDLGAMATIWRGGCIIRARFLDRIREAYDKEPALASLLVDDYFRDAVANAEAAWRRVVVKAVSAGVPAPGFVSALAYYDGLRSERLPASLVQGLRDFFGAHTYRRTDREGSFHTLWSGDRSQVGA comes from the coding sequence ATGACCACCTCCGAGGCACCCGCGCGGATCGCCGTCACCGGGCTCGCCGTCATGGGCAGCAACCTGGCGCGCAACCTCGCCCGGCACGGCTTCCGCGTCGCCGTGCACAACCGCACCTCCGCCCGCACCGAGGCGCTGATCGCCGAGCACGGCCACGAGGGCGACTTCGCGCCCGCCGAGACGCTGGAGGAACTCGTCGCGAGCCTCCGGACGCCCCGCCAGATCATCATCATGGTGAAGGCGGGCGCCCCCACCGACGCGGTCATCGACGAGCTGGCGCCCCTGCTGGAGCCCGGCGACATGGTGATCGACGGCGGCAACGCCCACTACGCCGACACCCGCCGCCGCGAGGCCGCGCTGAAGGAGGCCGGCCTGCACTTCGTCGGCGCCGGCATCTCCGGCGGCGAGGAGGGCGCGCTCAACGGGCCGTCGATCATGCCCGGCGGGTCGGAGGAGTCCTACCGGCACCTCGGGCCGGTCCTGGAGTCCATCGCGGCCCAGGTGGACGGCGTGCCGTGCTGCGTCCACGTCGGACCCGACGGCGCCGGCCACTTCGTCAAGATGGTCCACAACGGCATCGAGTACGCGGACATGCAGCTCATCGCCGAGGCGTACGACCTGCTCAGGCGGGTCGGCGGGTTGGCGCCCGCGGAGATCGCCGAGGTGTTCCGCGGCTGGAACACCGGCGACCTGGAGTCCTACCTGGTCGAGATCACCGCCGAGGTGCTCGGCCACGTCGACGCCGGGAGCGGCGCGGCGCTGGTGGACGTGATCGCCGACGAGGCCGAGCAGAAGGGCACCGGCCGCTGGACCGTGCAGGAGGCGCTGGAGCTGGGCGTCCCGGTCACCGGCATCGCCGAGGCGGTGTTCGCCCGCTCGCTGTCCGGCCGGGTGGGGCAGCGCGAGGCGGTGCGCCGGGCGTTCGGCGCGGGCGAGCCGGCCGTCTCGGACCAGGACGTCGAGCAGCTCGTCGACGACGTCCGGCAGGCGCTCTACGCGTCCAAGGTCGTCGCCTACGCGCAGGGCTTCGACCAGATGCGCGCGGCGGGCGCCGAGTACGGCTGGGACCTCGACCTGGGCGCCATGGCCACGATCTGGCGCGGCGGGTGCATCATCCGGGCCCGGTTCCTCGACCGCATCCGCGAGGCGTACGACAAGGAGCCCGCGCTGGCCTCGCTGCTCGTCGACGACTACTTCCGCGACGCGGTCGCGAACGCCGAGGCGGCGTGGCGCCGGGTCGTGGTGAAGGCGGTGTCCGCGGGCGTGCCCGCACCCGGCTTCGTGTCCGCGCTGGCCTACTACGACGGCCTGCGCTCCGAGCGCCTGCCCGCCTCGCTCGTCCAGGGCCTGCGGGACTTCTTCGGCGCCCACACCTACCGCCGCACCGACCGCGAGGGCAGCTTCCACACCCTCTGGTCGGGTGACAGGTCCCAAGTGGGCGCCTGA